A single genomic interval of Cucurbita pepo subsp. pepo cultivar mu-cu-16 unplaced genomic scaffold, ASM280686v2 Cp4.1_scaffold000194, whole genome shotgun sequence harbors:
- the LOC111784410 gene encoding putative pentatricopeptide repeat-containing protein At3g15200 isoform X1 codes for MRFKFLWLRNNAAQNFHGKFRLGFQAYLIKGVLPRTPISYRPFFHISHHIHHTQSCETTRNCHETTKLSNPVAVSDDSINVYDQSAVYVQNVLKFRRHKPVEEIETALNRCSLVLTDDFVLQVLRRHRSDWKPAFDFFNWVTKRGNGEGEYSPGSVIYNEILDILGKSRRFEEVDKVFVEMSKRKKLVNEETYLVLLNRYAAAHKVEEAIDIFHRRQELGLEMNLIAFQSLLMWLCRYKHVEIAETLFHSKKHEFFPDIKTSNIVLNGWCVLGNVHEAKRFWREIIESKWEPDIYTYGTLINSLTKKGKLGTALKLYRAMWEKGLKPDVVICNCIIDALCFKKRIPEALEIFKEMNERGCASNVATYNTLIKHLCKIRRMEKVNELLDEMVERNRSCWPNSVTFSYLLASVREPEEIPILVERMERSGCKMSSDTYNLILRLYMEWDIEERVECTWNEMEEMGLGPDRRSYTIMIHGLYEKGRKEEGLRYYREMTLKGMMVEAKTEKLVNAMNVKLQKRR; via the coding sequence ATGAGGTTCAAATTCCTATGGTTGAGGAACAATGCGGCGCAAAATTTCCATGGAAAATTCAGATTAGGGTTCCAAGCATACCTCATAAAAGGTGTTCTTCCTCGCACTCCCATTTCATACAGGCCCTTCTTCCACATCTCCCATCATATTCATCATACCCAAAGTTGCGAAACGACTAGAAACTGTCATGAAACGACTAAACTTTCAAACCCAGTTGCTGTCTCAGATGATTCCATCAACGTTTATGACCAATCTGCTGTTTATGTCCAAAACGTCCTCAAATTTAGAAGACACAAACCAGTGGAGGAGATCGAGACGGCTCTTAATCGATGCAGCCTCGTCTTAACCGATGATTTTGTTCTCCAAGTGTTGCGAAGGCATCGATCGGATTGGAAACCCGCCTTCGATTTCTTCAATTGGGTCACGAAAAGAGGTAATGGAGAAGGTGAGTACTCCCCTGGTTCTGTTATTTACAATGAGATTCTTGATATTCTTGGGAAATCCAGACGCTTCGAGGAAGTAGACAAGGTGTTTGTAGAAATGTCTAAGAGAAAAAAACTTGTTAACGAGGAAACATATTTAGTTCTTCTTAATAGATATGCTGCAGCTCATAAGGTGGAGGAAGCAATTGACATCTTCCACAGAAGGCAAGAACTTGGTCTTGAGATGAATTTGATAGCGTTTCAGTCACTTTTGATGTGGTTATGTAGATACAAGCATGTAGAAATTGCAGAGACCCTGTTCCACTCCAAGAAACATGAGTTTTTTCCTGATATTAAGACGAGTAATATTGTTCTTAATGGGTGGTGTGTGTTGGGAAATGTTCATGAAGCCAAGAGGTTTTGGAGGGAGATAATTGAATCGAAGTGGGAGCCTGATATATACACTTATGGGACTTTGATAAACTCATTGACAAAGAAGGGAAAGTTAGGGACGGCTTTGAAGTTGTATAGAGCCATGTGGGAGAAGGGCTTAAAACCCGATGTTGTAATCTGCAATTGCATCATTGATGCACTTTGTTTCAAGAAGAGGATTCCTGAAGCTCTAGAGATCTTCAAGGAAATGAACGAGAGAGGGTGTGCCTCAAATGTAGCAACTTACAACACTCTCATCAAACACCTCTGTAAGATTAGGAGGATGGAGAAGGTTAATGAGCTTTTGGATGAAATGGTGGAGAGAAATAGAAGTTGTTGGCCGAATTCTGTGACGTTTAGCTACTTACTTGCGTCGGTAAGGGAACCGGAGGAAATTCCAATACTCGTGGAAAGGATGGAGAGGAGTGGATGCAAGATGAGCAGTGACACTTACAATCTGATATTGCGATTGTACATGGAGTGGGATATTGAGGAAAGGGTTGAGTGTACTTGGaatgaaatggaagagatgGGGTTGGGACCGGACCGTCGGTCTTACACGATTATGATACACGGTTTGTACgagaagggaagaaaagaagaggggTTGCGTTATTATAGGGAGATGACATTGAAGGGAATGATGGTTGAGGCAAAGACTGAGAAGTTGGTGAATGCTATGAACGTGAAACTGCAGAAAAGAAGGTGA
- the LOC111784410 gene encoding putative pentatricopeptide repeat-containing protein At3g15200 isoform X2 — protein MRFKFLWLRNNAAQNFHGKFRLGFQAYLIKGVLPRTPISYRPFFHISHHIHHTQSCETTRNCHETTKLSNPVAVSDDSINVYDQSAVYVQNVLKFRRHKPVEEIETALNRCSLVLTDDFVLQVLRRHRSDWKPAFDFFNWVTKRGNGEGEYSPGSVIYNEILDILGKSRRFEEVDKVFVEMSKRKKLVNEETYLVLLNRYAAAHKVEEAIDIFHRRQELGLEMNLIAFQSLLMWLCRYKHVEIAETLFHSKKHEFFPDIKTSNIVLNGWCVLGNVHEAKRFWREIIESKWEPDIYTYGTLINSLTKKGKLGTALKLYRAMWEKGLKPDVVICNCIIDALCFKKRIPEALEIFKEMNERGCASNVATYNTLIKHLCKIRRMEKVNELLDEMVERNRSCWPNSVTFSYLLASVREPEEIPILVERMERSGCKMSSDTYNLILRLYMEWDIEERVECTWNEMEEMGLGPDRRSYTIMIHGLYEKGRKEEGLRYYREMTLKGMMVEAKTEKLVNAMNVKLQKRS, from the exons ATGAGGTTCAAATTCCTATGGTTGAGGAACAATGCGGCGCAAAATTTCCATGGAAAATTCAGATTAGGGTTCCAAGCATACCTCATAAAAGGTGTTCTTCCTCGCACTCCCATTTCATACAGGCCCTTCTTCCACATCTCCCATCATATTCATCATACCCAAAGTTGCGAAACGACTAGAAACTGTCATGAAACGACTAAACTTTCAAACCCAGTTGCTGTCTCAGATGATTCCATCAACGTTTATGACCAATCTGCTGTTTATGTCCAAAACGTCCTCAAATTTAGAAGACACAAACCAGTGGAGGAGATCGAGACGGCTCTTAATCGATGCAGCCTCGTCTTAACCGATGATTTTGTTCTCCAAGTGTTGCGAAGGCATCGATCGGATTGGAAACCCGCCTTCGATTTCTTCAATTGGGTCACGAAAAGAGGTAATGGAGAAGGTGAGTACTCCCCTGGTTCTGTTATTTACAATGAGATTCTTGATATTCTTGGGAAATCCAGACGCTTCGAGGAAGTAGACAAGGTGTTTGTAGAAATGTCTAAGAGAAAAAAACTTGTTAACGAGGAAACATATTTAGTTCTTCTTAATAGATATGCTGCAGCTCATAAGGTGGAGGAAGCAATTGACATCTTCCACAGAAGGCAAGAACTTGGTCTTGAGATGAATTTGATAGCGTTTCAGTCACTTTTGATGTGGTTATGTAGATACAAGCATGTAGAAATTGCAGAGACCCTGTTCCACTCCAAGAAACATGAGTTTTTTCCTGATATTAAGACGAGTAATATTGTTCTTAATGGGTGGTGTGTGTTGGGAAATGTTCATGAAGCCAAGAGGTTTTGGAGGGAGATAATTGAATCGAAGTGGGAGCCTGATATATACACTTATGGGACTTTGATAAACTCATTGACAAAGAAGGGAAAGTTAGGGACGGCTTTGAAGTTGTATAGAGCCATGTGGGAGAAGGGCTTAAAACCCGATGTTGTAATCTGCAATTGCATCATTGATGCACTTTGTTTCAAGAAGAGGATTCCTGAAGCTCTAGAGATCTTCAAGGAAATGAACGAGAGAGGGTGTGCCTCAAATGTAGCAACTTACAACACTCTCATCAAACACCTCTGTAAGATTAGGAGGATGGAGAAGGTTAATGAGCTTTTGGATGAAATGGTGGAGAGAAATAGAAGTTGTTGGCCGAATTCTGTGACGTTTAGCTACTTACTTGCGTCGGTAAGGGAACCGGAGGAAATTCCAATACTCGTGGAAAGGATGGAGAGGAGTGGATGCAAGATGAGCAGTGACACTTACAATCTGATATTGCGATTGTACATGGAGTGGGATATTGAGGAAAGGGTTGAGTGTACTTGGaatgaaatggaagagatgGGGTTGGGACCGGACCGTCGGTCTTACACGATTATGATACACGGTTTGTACgagaagggaagaaaagaagaggggTTGCGTTATTATAGGGAGATGACATTGAAGGGAATGATGGTTGAGGCAAAGACTGAGAAGTTGGTGAATGCTATGAACGTGAAACTGCAGAAAAGAAG TTGA